The genomic DNA atttgtattgaacgATATAATCTTATAAAACAGTGACATCTGAATGTGATGGCTAAAATAATCACAGTAAAATAGTTGGGGGATTAGATCAGTTTCATGAAATCTTTAGGCGCACACACACAACTCAAAACATAACGCTGTATTTAGTCCGCCCCACGTTGCTACGTAATACTTCCGTGTTCTCCCAAAGCAGTCAGCAGGCTGTGTCGGTCGTGTGATCGCTCAGCTGACACAGACCGCTTCACGCTGAGCTCAGGATGGCGGTTATCAAGCTCGCTGCCTTGCTTCTTGCCGcttctgtttgtctgtgttccaAGCATAAATCGGTAAAAGTTCCGAAACTTGTGAATTCTCAGTACGGCTCTCTTTGGCCGTTGCCTCAGTCTGCGCAGATCTCTGCTACTGCATTTCAACTCAGCCGTTCCAGTTTCCAAATAGTCCATGCTCCAAAATCATCGGCTGGACCAAGATGCTACCTCTTAGGAGAAGCGTTTCGCAGGTAAGACTGCACGGGTTAACTATAAGCCCTTTCTCTGAATGCAGTTTCACTGTATGTGACTTGTTTATAACTGTGTTAAGCCGTTCCGTTTCCGTTAATTGTTTTGGGGGGGAAGTGAAGCACACATCACATTTTGTTAGTATGTGCACACCAGATAGCTTTACTTGGAAAAGCAATACATTTAGTTTGTGAACGTagtgttttctgcatttttcctTTGCTATATTATCCTCCATGTCAGCTTTAAATGCTTGACTTGCATTATTATAAAAGCACACGGTTATTCTATATCAATTTAAGAAACAATTAAACAGCAGGTGTTGCTTTTGTAAAATTAACTCAGAgggttatgtgtatgtatgtatatatatatatatatatatatatatatatatatatatatatatatatatataatatataggctGCAAACAATACCCTAAAacttaataaaacataaaaaagtacaTTAGTAAGTTTAACAGCACATAACACTGAAATACAATTATAGATTACAAACAGTACAGTGGAATCCAAGCAGCTGTGCCTAAACAGAGCCACCCAAACAAAGGGACTTGAACAAAGCTAGGAGGTGCATAAAAACACAGGGCCGATGAGTCGGCAGAAATACAGCACTGCCATGCCAGCGAAAGAGGAAGCTTTATGGTGCTGTTTGCTGTACATAACAGCTCCGAGCTTATAAGTAACCTTGTCATCCACCACCCACAGATAATAGAACATTGAGAGACTGGAACTGTGCTGCTTCATACCGTGAGGATTATGAATCCATGGGCATATTTGATATCAATCAAACAAGGCACTCACGAGTTATAAACCCGACAAGCTTTCATggcaacacacacaccacatggcAGTATGTGCACAGCGCTGCAAGCTCACACACATAAACAACATAGAAATACAACAAGAGCAGAGTGCATGTGTGCGTGGTGAAACACAGTGCACTAAACGGGTTGGCTTTCCATAGCAATTACCAACAAAGCAAAGTGCTGCAGATTATGAAATCAGACTGTGTTGCTAAAGATTCCAACAACAGTAGAGAGAATGGGCTGCGGAATATCAAACTGGGTTAAAACACAAGACCCTGCAGCATTGTTGCAGTGGTTCATTCTGTAGATGTATGAAGCCCAGCAGCAGAAAGACTGACATACTACAGTAGATCTAATATCCCTATGTTTATGAAGTGCTTTCAGTGTATGCAGGTTTTAAACTGAAGCCCCCGTCTTTCCATTGTACGTctaagctgtgtgtctgtgtctgcatcTCTCTCTGCCGCTGCAGGTATTTTGAGTATACCTTCGGATACTCCAAAAGGCTGAACAAAGACAGGAAGCAGTCAGGAGCTGGTGCAGAAGTGTCTGAGCTGCAGGTTTTAATTACGTCCAGTGAGCCGCAGTGTGACGGTTTCCCCAGCGTGAGCTCCGATGAGTCCTGTGAGTACACTGCACACCCAGATTAGTGTTTAACCACGTCCAACCTCACGGCTGCACTACCAAACGTGGTTCTGTTAAACTGTTTTTATCACTTGCTATCtcattttattgtatagtctGACTTTGAACCCTCTGTAAACATGATTACGGCTGatttgcagggcagcagtgtggagtagtggttagggctctggactcttgaccggagggtcgtgggttcaatccctgctgggggacactgctgctgtacccttgagcaaggtgctttacctagattattccagtaaaaacccaactgtataaatggataattgtatgtaaaaataatgtgatatgttgtaacaattgtaagtcgccctggataagggcgtcagctaataaataaataaataatatcaagtATACTCTGAGGATATAGGCTGTAATAGTGAGTAGTAAGTTGGTCCTACGTGTGAAAAGGCTTGAATCTTGATTTTTGTCTGCACCCCTCCCAATTCCGCCGCAATATTTGTGCAGGGTCGCGTTGACTACTTTTCATTGAGGTTAGAAGATAGTTTTCTCCACGCACCACCTAGCTTTCTCTATCGATCAATCAATTGATTGTTGTTTTACAAATAATCAAACATTCTTTCATTTTCTATTTCTGAAGACCAGCTCACTGTGGATCAACCTACAGCTGTTCTGACAGCTCCTGAAGTGTGGGGCGCACTGCGAGGTAGGAATCGCTTCTGAACACTGTTGAAGTGGTTGGGTTTCTGCAAAAAACAtctaaagagaaataaatacatgtcatttTAGATAACTGGTGTGGTGTCCTGAATCCAGCTGTTTGGAAATTATTCTTTCAAACTTTATCTCTTCAAACAGTTTTGGATTtatgtatggtttctgaagtcaTAACACATGTTTGAAAATATAACAAATGTACTTGCAGGAAAGCTTAAAGTAGCTTGTTTCTCTAATCACACAAACAGTGCTTTTTCTTAGTATAGATTCCTTTTTGGAAAATTCTTCTTTCACATGTTTGTGTGTTGGCTGCTGTTTCCTTGTAGGACTGGAGACATTCAGCCAGCTGGTGTATAAAGATGAATATGGGACGGTATGTTTGTGAATTAAAAGCTTATTGTCCTTCCAATTCTGCTTGGCCATGATAAAAAAAGGTGTTAATATAGCAGTCCTAAAACAGAGACAGTCCCACCAGAATTGTGTCTTTCTAAACACTACACTTCACTTATTTCCTACAATTCATGTAGCTGGCTGATACCAGTGAGTCTGTACGGTAAATGCCTCTTAATGTAATCATGTTCATATACTTTCATTTAGATCACATACGGTAGCAATTGTTTCAATAAAGTGGTAGATTTTGTACTGGGTCTGTAAAGCAAAGAAAATTGAATCTTAGATCCTAACTGGCTTCAGATTCCAGTCCACACTGCTGAAACGAAATGCTTCTCTGCCTTGATTTACTCATTGTTGTTGTCTTAACAGCTTCATATCAACAAGTCTGAGATCAAAGATTTCCCCAGGTTCAACCATCGAGGGATTTTGCTGGATTCATCTCGGCATTTCCTGCCTCTTAAAGTCATTCTAGCAAACTTGGTGAGTGAAGAATGTGGCACAGCTCAAATAGAAGACTATGTCATCTTTACATTGTCAAAGCAGTTTCTTTCTTAGAATGATCATTTATTAATGTTCAAACTCCCTTGCCCTTCACCTAGTTCCAGCATTTTCCAGCTAAATTAGTCTTAAGCCTGTAGGTCGTTCAAGGGAAAATAGTTGACCTTAACTAGTTCCAAGCAGATGTAGTGTGGGGCTAATAGCTCATACCACTGGACCCAGTTTAGTAAGCTTAAACATTATAATTAGCTGGAATAGGTACAGGGCCCTGCCTTTCATAATCTGGTCCTTTTTCATCTCAATACATTAACAATCCCATAATAACCCCCCAGACCCCcaccacacccccccacacattcacacgcactctctcacacacacacacacacacacacacacacacatatatattcagTCCCTGTAGTAAGAGGGCAGGACATCCTTGCAAACAAGGTGTTGTATCTCTAGAGACTTATCCTGtttacatttctttgtaaaaataaactgtttcacTTTCATGAGACAGCTGCTTTCTTACAGCAAACGAAAGCAGCTGAGCCTCTTTAATGAGATGTGGGAGTGTTGTTGTCTTTCAGTTTGACTGacccttttgttttttgtctgcaGGATGCCATGGCCATGAACAAGTATAATGTCTTTCACTGGCACATTGTGGATGATCAGTCCTTCCCTTATCAGAGCTCCCTTTTCCCAGAACTGAGTAAAGAGGTTTGTGAAGCTCTTCTGTACAGAGGAACAGATTTTCCACTTTTCCACCCTGAGGATAACTTGTCATCAGTAATCGGCTGAGCCACAGGCTTTATGTTTGCAGAGTCCagctcttgttttttttactttgcgtTTCTGACTCTTTGCTATTGCAGGGCTCGTATCATCCATACACCCACGTCTACACTCCCGCTGATGTGAAGATGGTGATTGAATACGCTAGGATGAGAGGAATCCGTGTCATCTCTGAGTTTGACACTCCTGGACACACACAGTCCTGGGGTTTGGGTGAGTTTAGGAGTCTGAAACACCATCACATGGGGTCCGTGGTCTGATTACATTCCTGTAAATACTGATCTGAAAATGGTAATATTTGCAACACTCACTCAATATTCATAATAGATTTATTTGACTAATAAATGTTGAAAACTGAAGAAGTTTTGATTTTGGTTCACATTGTAGCATTGAATTTCAAGACTAAATGTtttcctaaaaataaaaacattacatttcagcAGATCATCAAGATTCAATTGAATAGATCCTGGTGTGTAATTAAAAATGTCCAAGTAAAACACTTTGCTTTTTAACTTTCACTTTCATCCTCACcggggttggggtcaattcctgtttttcaattccaattgctttttaaagtcaattccaattccaactgGAATTGATTTTTTTAGAGACATAGTAATTGTTGTgatttgttcaactgctttcatttgaaaccaGTGTAATTGACTTCAATTGCAGTAATTTGCCACTGTgtgtgagaagctcatttgaacagaatgctgctaattgcagttttgatcagcgatgtgttggaattgattcaaAGGGAATGGGAATGGGTTTGGGATTTATCCACACCCTGCTCCTCACACAGGTCAGAAAGGCCTCCTGACTCCCTGTT from Acipenser ruthenus chromosome 2, fAciRut3.2 maternal haplotype, whole genome shotgun sequence includes the following:
- the LOC117403737 gene encoding beta-hexosaminidase subunit beta isoform X1, translating into MAVIKLAALLLAASVCLCSKHKSVKVPKLVNSQYGSLWPLPQSAQISATAFQLSRSSFQIVHAPKSSAGPRCYLLGEAFRRYFEYTFGYSKRLNKDRKQSGAGAEVSELQVLITSSEPQCDGFPSVSSDESYQLTVDQPTAVLTAPEVWGALRGLETFSQLVYKDEYGTLHINKSEIKDFPRFNHRGILLDSSRHFLPLKVILANLDAMAMNKYNVFHWHIVDDQSFPYQSSLFPELSKEGSYHPYTHVYTPADVKMVIEYARMRGIRVISEFDTPGHTQSWGLGQKGLLTPCYSGEKPSGTFGPVNPILNSTYDFMTQFFKEVSSVFPDAYIHLGGDEVDFSCWKSNPDIQKFMEQQGFGTDYSKLESYYIQRILDIVTGTKKGYMIWQEVFDNGVKLKLDTLIHVWKGSEEQYKAEMAAVTAAGFQALLSTPWYLNRISYGQDWQQGYKADPHSFNGTDAQKKLVIGGEACLWGEFVDATNLTPRLWPRASAVAERLWSRKDVRDTDDAYSRLSQHRCRMVQRGIPAEPLYVGHCDYEYGGL
- the LOC117403737 gene encoding beta-hexosaminidase subunit beta isoform X2, yielding MAVIKLAALLLAASVCLCSKHKSVKVPKLVNSQYGSLWPLPQSAQISATAFQLSRSSFQIVHAPKSSAGPRCYLLGEAFRRYFEYTFGYSKRLNKDRKQSGAGAEVSELQVLITSSEPQCDGFPSVSSDESYQLTVDQPTAVLTAPEVWGALRGLETFSQLVYKDEYGTLHINKSEIKDFPRFNHRGILLDSSRHFLPLKVILANLDAMAMNKYNVFHWHIVDDQSFPYQSSLFPELSKEGSYHPYTHVYTPADVKMVIEYARMRGIRVISEFDTPGHTQSWGLGQKGLLTPCYSGEKPSGTFGPVNPILNSTYDFMTQFFKEVSSVFPDAYIHLGGDEVDFSCWKSNPDIQKFMEQQGFGTDYSKLESYYIQRILDIVTGTKKGYMIWQEVFDNGVKLKPDTVVEVWKGNALEEELHNVTSAGYTTILSAPWYLDYISYGQDWQKYYKVEPLSFKGTDAQKKLVIGGEACLWGEFVDATNLTPRLWPRASAVAERLWSRKDVRDTDDAYSRLSQHRCRMVQRGIPAEPLYVGHCDYEYGGL